The proteins below are encoded in one region of Serratia symbiotica:
- the rep gene encoding DNA helicase Rep, with protein MRLNPSQQQAVEFVTGPCLVLAGAGSGKTRVITNKIAHLIHHCGYQARHIAAVTFTNKAAHEMKERVVQTMGRKEARGLMISTFHTLGLEIIKREYGVLEMKPHFSLFDDQDQLALLKDLTEKWLENDKTLVAQLISTISHWKNDLIDPTQAIALAHSERDKLFAHCYGLYHAHMRACNVLDFDDLILLPTLLLRCNEEVCERWQKRIRYLLVDEYQDTNTSQYELVKLLVGNRARFTVVGDDDQSIYSWRGARPQNLALLKENFPALRVIKLEQNYRSSERILKAANILIANNPHVFEKRLFSTLGYGEELKVITATNEDHEAERVVGELIAHHFVKKTRYGDYAILYRGNHQSRLFEKMLMQNRIPYKISGGTSFFSRPEIKDLLAYLRVLTNPDDDSAFLRIVNTPKREIGPATLQKLGEWANQRNKSLFRASFDLGLSQHLSGRGLESLQRFTHWLGGIAKLAECDPVTAVRDLIHGVDYESWLFETSPSPKAAEMRMKNVNTLFGWMTEMLAGSELEEPMMLNQVVARFTLRDMMERGESEEQQDQVQLMTLHASKGLEFPYVFLVGMEEGLLPHQSSIDEDNIDEERRLAYVGITRAQKTLIFTLCRERRQYGELVRPEPSRFLLELPQDDLTWESGPKVISPQERMQKGQSHLANIRAQLAKAKGEG; from the coding sequence ATGCGATTAAACCCCAGCCAACAACAAGCTGTCGAATTCGTTACCGGGCCTTGCCTGGTGCTGGCCGGTGCCGGTTCCGGCAAGACGCGCGTCATTACCAACAAGATTGCTCACCTGATCCACCACTGCGGCTATCAAGCGCGGCACATCGCTGCCGTGACTTTTACCAATAAGGCTGCGCATGAGATGAAAGAGCGCGTGGTGCAAACCATGGGGCGCAAAGAAGCGCGCGGACTAATGATTTCCACCTTCCATACTTTGGGGCTGGAGATCATCAAGCGGGAATACGGCGTGTTGGAAATGAAGCCCCATTTTTCGTTGTTTGACGATCAGGATCAGCTTGCCCTGCTGAAAGATCTGACTGAAAAGTGGCTGGAAAATGACAAAACGTTGGTGGCGCAGCTTATTTCCACCATTTCCCATTGGAAAAACGATCTGATCGATCCCACACAAGCGATAGCGTTGGCGCACTCTGAACGCGACAAGCTGTTCGCTCATTGCTACGGCCTGTATCACGCCCATATGCGGGCCTGCAATGTGCTGGATTTCGATGATCTGATCCTGTTGCCAACCCTGCTGCTGCGGTGCAACGAAGAGGTGTGCGAGCGCTGGCAGAAGCGCATTCGCTACCTGCTGGTGGACGAATATCAAGATACCAACACCAGCCAGTATGAACTGGTGAAACTGCTGGTGGGTAACCGTGCGCGCTTTACTGTGGTCGGTGATGATGACCAGTCGATCTACTCTTGGCGCGGGGCGCGGCCGCAGAATCTGGCGTTGCTGAAGGAAAATTTTCCGGCGCTGCGGGTGATCAAGCTGGAACAGAACTACCGTTCCAGCGAACGTATTTTGAAAGCAGCCAACATTCTGATCGCGAATAATCCACACGTTTTTGAAAAACGGCTGTTTTCCACGCTGGGTTATGGTGAAGAACTGAAAGTCATTACCGCGACTAACGAAGACCATGAGGCTGAGCGGGTGGTGGGGGAACTGATCGCTCACCACTTTGTGAAAAAAACCCGCTACGGCGATTACGCGATCCTCTATCGCGGCAACCACCAGTCTCGGTTGTTCGAAAAGATGCTGATGCAGAACCGCATCCCCTACAAGATTTCCGGCGGTACCTCGTTCTTCTCGCGGCCAGAGATCAAGGATCTGCTGGCCTATCTACGGGTGTTGACCAACCCGGACGATGACAGCGCCTTCTTGCGTATCGTCAATACGCCTAAGCGCGAGATTGGCCCGGCGACGCTACAAAAATTGGGTGAGTGGGCCAATCAGCGTAACAAGAGCTTGTTCCGTGCTAGCTTCGATCTGGGCCTCAGCCAGCATCTGAGCGGCCGTGGGCTGGAGTCATTGCAGCGTTTTACCCACTGGTTGGGCGGCATTGCTAAGCTTGCTGAGTGTGATCCGGTTACGGCGGTGCGCGATCTGATCCACGGTGTTGATTACGAAAGTTGGCTGTTTGAAACCTCCCCTAGCCCTAAAGCTGCTGAAATGCGTATGAAAAACGTTAATACGCTGTTTGGCTGGATGACAGAAATGTTGGCAGGCAGCGAGTTGGAAGAACCGATGATGCTGAACCAGGTGGTCGCCCGTTTCACCTTGCGCGATATGATGGAACGCGGCGAAAGCGAAGAACAACAAGACCAGGTGCAACTGATGACATTGCACGCCTCAAAGGGCCTGGAGTTCCCCTATGTGTTCCTGGTGGGAATGGAAGAGGGATTATTACCGCATCAGAGCAGTATCGATGAGGATAACATCGATGAAGAGCGGCGTTTGGCCTATGTGGGGATCACCCGCGCCCAAAAAACACTGATTTTCACCCTGTGCCGTGAACGCCGCCAGTATGGCGAACTGGTGCGGCCTGAACCGAGCCGTTTTCTGTTGGAGTTGCCGCAAGACGATCTGACGTGGGAAAGCGGGCCTAAGGTGATCAGCCCACAAGAGCGCATGCAGAAGGGCCAGAGCCATTTAGCCAATATTCGCGCCCAGTTAGCCAAGGCCAAAGGCGAAGGGTAG
- the bglF gene encoding PTS beta-glucoside transporter subunit IIABC yields the protein MEYETLASEILVSVGGRNNVKSLVHCATRLRFKLRDNRRADAAVLKKNPGVIMVVESGGQFQVVVGNHVAEVYHAINQVAGFDDSAVGAEGADDKKENLFSRFIEVVSSIFTPLLGVMAATGVLKGFLALSQACGWLLESSGVFKILFAASDSLFYFFPIMLGYTAGKKFGGNPFITMAIGGALTHPLMITAFEAAQQPDAVREYFLGIPLTFINYSSSVIPIILAAWVSCRLELLFSRVIHKTVRNFISPLLCLVITVPMTFLLIGPAATWLSHLLADGYQSIYSFNSIVAGAFMGAVWQVCVIFGLHWGLVPLMLNNLSMLGHDTMVPLLLPAVMGQVGATLGVMLRTRDAKLRALSGSALGAGIFGITEPAVYGVTLPHKRPFVFGCIGGALGGAVIGYYHTATYSFGLVSIFTFAQIIPASGFDATVWGEISGTLLSFCFAALASYLFGVKPTEEASVIAAPLNGTQPILSPIAGEVLPLEQVKDTTFASGLLGKGVAIVPRQGRVVAPVAGSVVSLFKTKHAIGIESNGGAEILIHVGIDTVKLNGLHFTAHVQEGDQVTPGDLLIEFDLAAIRAAGFDTTTPIIIGNSDDYIDVLINGLSPVQEQAPLLTLLLR from the coding sequence ATGGAATATGAAACATTAGCCAGTGAGATTTTGGTCAGCGTCGGTGGCCGCAACAACGTAAAAAGCCTGGTGCATTGCGCCACTCGCTTGCGTTTCAAGCTACGCGATAACCGCCGCGCCGATGCGGCGGTGCTGAAGAAAAACCCCGGTGTCATCATGGTAGTGGAAAGTGGCGGGCAGTTTCAGGTGGTGGTTGGCAACCACGTAGCAGAGGTATACCACGCGATCAACCAGGTTGCTGGTTTTGACGACAGCGCAGTCGGAGCAGAGGGCGCGGATGATAAGAAAGAGAATTTATTCAGCCGCTTTATCGAGGTGGTTTCCAGCATTTTTACCCCACTATTAGGGGTGATGGCCGCAACGGGGGTTCTTAAGGGGTTTTTGGCACTAAGCCAGGCTTGCGGCTGGCTATTGGAGAGCAGCGGTGTCTTTAAAATACTGTTTGCTGCCAGCGACTCGCTGTTCTATTTCTTCCCGATCATGCTCGGTTACACTGCTGGGAAAAAATTTGGCGGCAACCCATTCATCACCATGGCGATCGGCGGCGCACTGACTCACCCGCTGATGATCACGGCGTTCGAAGCTGCACAGCAACCAGACGCGGTGCGCGAATATTTTCTTGGCATTCCGCTGACCTTTATCAATTACAGTTCGTCGGTGATCCCGATCATCCTTGCCGCTTGGGTCTCCTGCAGGTTGGAACTGCTGTTTAGCCGGGTGATCCACAAAACGGTGCGCAATTTCATCTCTCCGCTGCTGTGCCTGGTGATCACTGTACCGATGACCTTCTTATTGATCGGTCCGGCGGCGACCTGGCTGAGTCATCTGCTGGCGGATGGCTACCAAAGCATTTATAGCTTTAACTCGATCGTCGCTGGTGCCTTTATGGGCGCGGTGTGGCAAGTGTGCGTGATCTTTGGCCTGCACTGGGGGCTGGTGCCGCTAATGCTTAATAACCTGAGCATGCTGGGCCACGACACCATGGTGCCATTGCTGCTACCGGCGGTAATGGGGCAAGTGGGTGCTACGCTGGGCGTGATGCTACGCACCCGCGATGCCAAATTACGGGCGCTGTCTGGATCGGCCCTCGGTGCTGGCATCTTCGGCATTACCGAACCGGCGGTGTACGGCGTAACGCTGCCGCACAAGCGGCCGTTTGTCTTCGGCTGCATCGGCGGCGCATTAGGGGGGGCGGTGATCGGCTATTACCATACCGCGACCTATTCATTCGGGCTGGTAAGCATCTTCACTTTTGCGCAGATCATTCCCGCCAGCGGCTTCGACGCCACGGTGTGGGGCGAGATTAGCGGCACCTTGTTGTCATTCTGCTTCGCTGCACTGGCTAGCTATCTGTTTGGCGTGAAACCAACGGAAGAGGCATCGGTCATTGCCGCACCGCTCAACGGTACACAGCCGATCCTCAGCCCAATCGCCGGTGAGGTACTGCCGTTGGAACAGGTGAAAGACACCACCTTTGCCAGCGGCCTGCTGGGCAAAGGGGTGGCGATAGTCCCACGGCAAGGGCGGGTGGTGGCACCCGTCGCGGGCAGCGTGGTGTCGCTGTTCAAAACCAAGCACGCCATTGGCATTGAGTCGAACGGTGGAGCAGAAATTCTTATCCACGTTGGTATCGATACCGTCAAGCTCAATGGGCTGCATTTCACCGCTCATGTGCAGGAGGGCGATCAAGTCACACCGGGTGATCTACTGATTGAGTTTGACCTGGCGGCGATCCGCGCCGCAGGTTTTGACACCACCACGCCGATCATCATCGGCAACAGCGATGACTACATCGACGTGCTGATCAACGGTCTGTCTCCAGTACAGGAACAGGCACCGTTACTCACTTTATTATTACGTTAA
- a CDS encoding NAD-dependent epimerase/dehydratase family protein, whose product MTLRNELGRILITGAGGRVATAFRHAVGHRYRLRLAERDSGLLNDVHPDDEVISFNIADLDACRTACADIDTVLHLSADPSPNVDFCGSLIDNNILGTFNIFRAAKDAGCRRVVFASSAQVVEGYPLDYQIRPDDVPKPKNLYGASKAFGEGIAAYFAHQEGLSSLSVRIALLTTLADGEPLSARDMSVFLSHRDATDLLERCIRIEGVQHAVVHGISNNRYKRLSLVETSRLLGYYPQDDAFSIRGFA is encoded by the coding sequence ATGACCTTACGTAATGAATTAGGACGGATTCTGATTACGGGTGCCGGTGGCCGGGTGGCAACGGCGTTTCGTCATGCGGTAGGTCATCGATATCGGCTGCGGCTGGCGGAAAGGGATAGCGGTTTGCTCAACGATGTGCACCCCGACGATGAAGTCATCAGCTTTAACATTGCCGATCTCGACGCCTGCCGCACCGCCTGTGCCGATATCGATACCGTATTGCACTTGTCGGCCGATCCCTCCCCCAACGTAGATTTCTGCGGTTCACTGATAGACAATAACATCCTCGGTACTTTCAATATTTTCCGTGCGGCAAAAGACGCAGGCTGCCGACGCGTAGTGTTCGCCAGCAGCGCACAAGTGGTAGAGGGCTATCCGCTGGATTACCAGATCCGGCCTGACGACGTGCCAAAACCGAAAAACCTGTACGGTGCCAGCAAAGCGTTCGGCGAAGGCATCGCCGCCTATTTCGCCCATCAAGAAGGACTTTCCTCATTGTCGGTGCGCATTGCGCTCCTCACCACGCTGGCGGATGGCGAACCGCTCAGCGCTCGCGATATGAGTGTCTTTCTCAGCCACCGCGATGCCACCGATCTGTTGGAACGTTGCATCCGTATCGAAGGGGTGCAGCACGCGGTGGTACATGGCATTTCCAACAACCGCTACAAGCGGCTGTCGCTGGTGGAAACCAGCCGTTTGCTCGGTTACTACCCGCAGGATGATGCGTTCAGCATCCGCGGTTTCGCCTAA
- a CDS encoding glycoside hydrolase family 1 protein: protein MMGKFPEHFLWGGAVAANQAEGAYLKDGKGLSTSDLQPQGIFGAITPRVTGDCGIKDVAIDFYHRYPEDIALFAEMGFKCLRTSIAWTRIFPQGDEDMPNEPGLAFYDRLFDEMAKYGIQPLITLSHYEMPYDLTQKYGGWGSRETIVFFERYARTVFERYKHKVKHWLTFNEINMSLHAPFTGIGLPEDSDKSAIYQAIHHQLVASAKAVKACHEIVPGGKIGNMLLGGLLYPLTCRPEDVLETQRQNRDWLFFGDVQARGYYPAYMKRFFRENGIQVVITAEDRQALRETIDFISFSYYMSGCVTTDEAQNNTARANILNMVPNPHLDRSEWGWQIDPIGLRYLLNMLYDRYQRPLFIVENGLGAKDRIEADGSINDDYRINYLNDHLVQVAEAIDDGVEVMGYTSWGPIDLVSASKAEMSKRYGFIYVDRDDAGNGSLERRRKKSFYWYRDVIQSNGNSLKDKA from the coding sequence ATGATGGGGAAATTCCCGGAACATTTTCTATGGGGCGGCGCAGTGGCGGCGAATCAGGCCGAAGGCGCTTATCTGAAGGATGGCAAAGGCTTATCGACCTCCGATTTACAGCCGCAGGGCATTTTCGGTGCGATAACGCCACGGGTCACGGGGGATTGTGGCATCAAGGACGTAGCGATCGATTTTTATCATCGTTACCCGGAGGATATTGCGTTGTTCGCCGAAATGGGCTTTAAGTGTTTACGCACCTCGATCGCCTGGACGCGTATTTTCCCGCAGGGCGATGAGGACATGCCAAACGAGCCCGGGCTGGCGTTTTATGATCGGCTGTTCGACGAAATGGCGAAATACGGCATTCAGCCACTGATCACCCTGTCGCACTACGAAATGCCCTACGACCTAACACAGAAATACGGCGGTTGGGGTAGCCGCGAGACTATCGTCTTTTTCGAACGCTACGCGCGCACCGTCTTTGAGCGCTACAAGCACAAGGTTAAGCATTGGCTGACCTTTAACGAGATCAACATGTCGTTGCACGCGCCCTTTACGGGCATCGGCCTGCCAGAAGACAGCGACAAAAGCGCCATCTACCAGGCGATCCACCATCAGTTGGTGGCTAGCGCTAAAGCGGTGAAAGCCTGCCATGAGATAGTTCCGGGCGGTAAAATCGGCAATATGCTGCTGGGTGGCCTGTTGTATCCGCTAACTTGTCGGCCGGAGGATGTGCTGGAAACCCAGCGGCAAAACCGCGACTGGCTGTTCTTCGGCGATGTGCAGGCGCGCGGTTATTATCCGGCCTATATGAAGCGTTTTTTCCGCGAAAACGGCATTCAAGTGGTGATCACCGCCGAGGATCGGCAGGCGCTACGCGAAACTATCGATTTTATCTCCTTCAGCTATTATATGAGCGGCTGCGTCACCACCGACGAGGCACAAAATAACACCGCCCGTGCCAACATTCTCAATATGGTGCCAAACCCGCATTTGGACCGTTCGGAGTGGGGCTGGCAAATCGATCCGATCGGGCTGCGTTATCTGCTCAATATGCTGTACGATCGCTACCAGAGGCCGCTGTTTATTGTCGAGAACGGCCTGGGTGCCAAAGATCGCATTGAGGCTGACGGTAGCATCAATGACGACTATCGCATCAACTATCTTAACGACCATTTGGTGCAGGTGGCAGAAGCGATCGACGATGGCGTGGAGGTGATGGGTTACACCAGTTGGGGGCCTATCGATCTGGTTAGTGCTTCTAAGGCGGAAATGTCAAAGCGCTATGGTTTTATTTATGTCGATCGAGACGATGCTGGCAACGGTAGCCTGGAGCGTCGGCGCAAAAAGAGTTTCTACTGGTATCGTGATGTGATTCAAAGCAACGGTAACAGCTTGAAAGATAAAGCCTGA
- the hmsP gene encoding biofilm formation regulator HmsP, with protein sequence MRVKRSLTIKQMATVSGVAFVTICLFIVIQLFHFVQQRRDDYAQQLEIIAHAVRKPLAEAVLRMDMPETNRVLNQLLPVGILAQADILLPNEFQALHANFPPERPVPTLIARLFELPIQISVPLYPLEWGPANSQPMAYLALQADSFRMYQFILSMLSTMLVTYLLLALILSIAITWCMNQLMVYPLRVIAKELDNISQDEAPYHQLMLPALHQDDELGLLVRNYNRNQQILAKMHAEMRCLSTHNPVTGLPNQVLFTALLEQHIASSLRPERFNLLVLGIETLHEASGVLNLAMCEALLLALMQKLRRCVDENTILAQLSNTEFAILPKGIERPFHAMQLARSIMTEINAPLSMKDLALRPSAGIGIAHYFNQEHSAEHLLRSATSAMMSAQRIGKNQILFFEPSLTAKTQKRLTQESEILHAIEQCHFSLFLQPQFDMQSNAVIGAEALLRWQQYDGSFTLPSDVIPLAEELGVIVPLGNWVIEESCRILANWQHRGITLPLAVNISGIQMQNEDFVSHLKSVLAQHRIDPCKLLLEITETVRIDDLNQALTLLRELHELGLSIALDDFGMGYSSLEYLYRLKCLPIDLIKIDKSFIQELPEDDAMVRIVRAISDVLNLPMMAEGIESAAQRDWLLRHGIHSGQGFLFARPLPREEFEARFCCAAD encoded by the coding sequence TTGCGGGTCAAGCGTTCGTTAACGATTAAACAGATGGCAACGGTGTCTGGCGTGGCGTTTGTGACCATTTGCCTATTTATCGTGATCCAGTTATTCCACTTTGTGCAACAGCGCAGGGATGACTACGCCCAACAACTGGAAATCATCGCTCACGCGGTGCGTAAACCGCTGGCTGAGGCTGTGCTGCGCATGGATATGCCGGAAACCAACCGGGTATTGAACCAGCTATTGCCAGTGGGGATACTGGCCCAGGCAGATATTCTGTTGCCCAACGAATTTCAGGCCTTGCACGCTAATTTTCCACCGGAACGTCCGGTGCCAACGCTGATCGCCAGGCTGTTCGAACTGCCGATCCAGATTTCCGTTCCGCTTTATCCGCTGGAGTGGGGGCCAGCCAACTCACAGCCGATGGCCTACCTGGCACTGCAAGCAGATTCGTTTCGTATGTACCAGTTTATCCTCAGCATGCTGTCAACCATGTTGGTGACCTACCTGCTGTTAGCGCTGATTTTATCGATAGCCATCACTTGGTGTATGAACCAACTAATGGTATATCCGTTGCGTGTGATAGCGAAGGAACTGGATAATATTTCGCAGGATGAAGCTCCCTACCATCAACTGATGCTGCCAGCTTTGCATCAGGACGACGAACTTGGCTTGTTGGTGCGCAATTACAACCGTAATCAGCAGATTTTGGCCAAAATGCATGCCGAGATGAGGTGCCTTAGCACCCATAACCCGGTCACCGGCCTACCGAATCAGGTGCTGTTTACCGCACTGCTGGAACAGCATATTGCCTCTAGCCTGCGACCTGAGCGTTTTAACCTGCTGGTTCTCGGCATTGAGACGTTGCATGAGGCATCTGGGGTGCTAAACCTGGCGATGTGCGAAGCGTTGCTGTTAGCACTGATGCAGAAATTACGCCGTTGCGTCGATGAAAACACTATTCTGGCGCAACTGAGTAACACCGAATTCGCCATACTGCCCAAGGGGATTGAACGGCCATTCCACGCCATGCAGCTAGCGCGCAGTATCATGACAGAGATTAACGCGCCGCTGAGCATGAAAGATCTGGCGCTGCGCCCAAGCGCCGGCATTGGTATAGCGCATTATTTTAACCAGGAGCATAGTGCTGAGCACCTGCTACGCAGCGCCACCTCAGCGATGATGTCCGCCCAGCGTATAGGTAAAAATCAGATTCTGTTTTTCGAACCCAGCCTGACGGCAAAAACTCAAAAACGGCTGACGCAGGAAAGCGAGATCCTGCACGCCATCGAACAGTGCCACTTCTCGCTATTTTTACAGCCGCAGTTTGACATGCAGTCCAATGCGGTGATCGGTGCCGAAGCGTTGTTACGCTGGCAGCAATATGATGGCAGCTTTACCCTGCCGTCCGACGTGATACCGCTGGCGGAAGAGCTAGGGGTGATCGTGCCGCTCGGCAACTGGGTGATTGAAGAGTCTTGCCGCATTCTGGCGAACTGGCAACATCGGGGCATTACGCTGCCACTGGCGGTCAACATCTCCGGCATTCAGATGCAGAATGAAGACTTTGTATCGCACCTAAAGAGCGTGCTGGCGCAACATCGGATCGATCCGTGCAAGCTGCTGCTAGAAATTACCGAAACAGTGCGCATCGACGATCTCAATCAAGCGCTGACGTTGCTGCGTGAGCTACATGAACTAGGACTGTCTATCGCTTTGGATGATTTTGGCATGGGGTATTCCAGCTTGGAGTATCTTTACCGCCTGAAATGCCTGCCAATCGATCTGATTAAAATCGACAAAAGCTTTATTCAAGAGCTACCGGAAGACGACGCTATGGTGCGCATCGTCAGAGCAATCTCTGATGTGCTCAACCTACCGATGATGGCCGAGGGCATTGAAAGCGCTGCGCAGCGCGACTGGTTACTGCGGCATGGCATTCACTCTGGGCAAGGCTTTTTGTTTGCGCGCCCGTTGCCGCGTGAGGAGTTTGAGGCCCGGTTTTGCTGCGCTGCGGACTGA